In Sporosarcina sp. PTS2304, a genomic segment contains:
- a CDS encoding YwbE family protein produces MNGQNRADVTSGLRVAIVLKKDQRSGKKTEGVVKDLLTNSSFHPHGIKVRLEDGQVGRVAEILE; encoded by the coding sequence ATGAATGGACAGAACAGAGCGGATGTTACGTCTGGTTTACGTGTAGCGATTGTATTGAAGAAGGATCAACGAAGTGGAAAGAAAACAGAAGGAGTAGTTAAAGATTTATTAACAAATTCTAGTTTTCATCCTCACGGTATTAAAGTACGGCTGGAAGATGGGCAAGTTGGACGAGTGGCGGAGATTTTAGAGTAA
- a CDS encoding YtoQ family protein, with protein MRLTVYLAGEIHTPWREEVKQQVKQLQLPIDFVGPMEDHDRSDHIGEEILGEQPDTILKDVAASSLNNLRTELLMKKSDVVIALFGEQYKQWNTAMDASAAVAFGKPLIIIRQEKHHHPLKELSRKAHVTVESVEQAVQALHYIFE; from the coding sequence ATGAGATTAACAGTATATTTAGCTGGGGAGATTCACACACCTTGGCGAGAAGAAGTTAAACAACAGGTTAAGCAATTACAGTTGCCGATTGATTTTGTTGGGCCGATGGAAGACCATGATCGTTCGGATCATATCGGGGAAGAAATACTGGGGGAGCAACCTGATACTATTTTGAAAGACGTAGCAGCATCTAGCCTGAATAACTTACGAACAGAACTATTAATGAAAAAATCAGATGTTGTCATTGCGTTGTTTGGGGAACAGTACAAACAATGGAATACTGCGATGGACGCAAGTGCTGCAGTCGCTTTCGGTAAACCATTAATCATAATCCGTCAAGAAAAGCATCATCATCCATTAAAAGAACTATCACGCAAAGCGCATGTAACCGTGGAATCTGTAGAACAAGCGGTTCAAGCATTACACTATATTTTTGAATGA
- a CDS encoding ATP-binding protein, which translates to MSSKKGIRQQYINIFIISLLIAVIGMGSMYAYVKSSWSEMEEEQQETFEKAQLVEKISNSVQDLFFRIRGYYSFQIESELNAAYQAISDIHSYSREFNALSLTAEERRIISEIDNYLIEYENSTLPKAVQFVENNDYEGLRNLAKGGANLSVNRFIQYANEYNMKTKKSLTQSYDQTKKQTNVFFLLITLLGFTFLLIPIYMVWNVMNRVVRPVENITQAANEYQAEGTILFQPLTREDEIGALSQAIYKMMERIQSDEQELLSQNEELITQQDELFNRQTKMEYALSEARFTRVRLERMNGLSHLLSFSLDKQEVCNQTSDYLNATYQPDLSFIWFPKSDTHSLKGISEEHFSEIKRARLDYIKLRLETEPYFIIKREADYERGIAENTTFVYDFVAGIYNSSNELTIISILSRIGKPFTEDDQGDLYGLLKRIAISLDRIEQYELISHERQLNQNILDNINEGIRYVSCIDEQDKYNATLFELLGMEPETEDRLWPRDEWVEYFLSQIDDPDQYRAFLEETIDPANRELGHKIYSINKLSESSRFMNVYSVPVIINDEKVGTIFVHRDITHEHEVDRMKTELVSTVSHELRTPLSSILGFSELLLNKEMDENRQKRYLETIHSEANRLTALINDFLDIQRMESGRQTYSMEEVSVADLAKQSIDALLVQSDQHYISLHDLTCTSTVIADADRLTQVFTNLLNNAVKFSPDGGNIKVTLLNQQDSVIVSIEDEGIGIPAERIEHLFEKFYRFDNSFNRKIGGTGLGLSICKEIIKDHNGEIWVDSEIEVGTTIYFSLPIKPELPDHSIDDKKPLIIIVEDDVNIALLLGEELSEKGFSIVHHDTVDKAFTCIEEMLPVAVVVDLKLSDHESGWDLIRQMKAHEIVAAIPIIISSSIEKEPHLIEKFHINGYLTKPYPIHDISSVVLQAINRTDGKILYPENT; encoded by the coding sequence ATGTCGAGTAAAAAAGGGATTCGTCAACAATATATAAATATATTTATTATTTCTCTCTTGATTGCAGTAATCGGTATGGGAAGTATGTATGCTTATGTTAAAAGTTCATGGAGTGAAATGGAAGAGGAGCAACAAGAAACATTCGAAAAAGCTCAGTTAGTCGAAAAAATTTCAAATTCAGTTCAGGACTTATTCTTTAGAATACGTGGGTATTACTCATTTCAAATAGAAAGCGAACTGAATGCCGCTTACCAAGCAATATCAGATATCCATTCGTATTCACGTGAGTTCAATGCACTTTCACTCACTGCTGAAGAACGAAGAATCATCAGTGAAATAGATAACTATTTAATCGAATATGAAAATTCTACATTACCTAAAGCTGTTCAGTTTGTTGAAAATAATGATTATGAAGGACTTCGTAACTTAGCAAAAGGCGGGGCCAATCTATCCGTCAACCGCTTCATACAATATGCAAATGAATATAATATGAAGACGAAGAAAAGTTTGACACAATCATACGACCAGACAAAGAAGCAGACAAACGTGTTTTTCCTACTTATTACTTTACTCGGTTTCACTTTTCTTCTCATTCCGATATATATGGTATGGAATGTGATGAACAGAGTAGTACGTCCGGTCGAAAATATTACGCAGGCAGCAAATGAATATCAAGCAGAAGGCACTATTCTATTCCAACCACTCACACGAGAAGATGAGATCGGTGCATTATCACAAGCCATTTACAAAATGATGGAACGCATCCAATCAGATGAGCAAGAATTACTTTCACAAAATGAAGAATTAATTACTCAGCAAGATGAATTGTTCAATCGACAAACAAAAATGGAGTATGCTTTATCGGAAGCACGTTTTACACGCGTTCGGTTGGAGCGCATGAATGGATTAAGCCACTTGCTTTCTTTTTCATTGGATAAACAAGAAGTATGTAACCAAACGTCTGACTATTTGAATGCTACGTATCAGCCGGATTTGAGTTTTATTTGGTTTCCTAAAAGTGATACGCATTCATTAAAAGGAATATCTGAAGAACATTTCAGCGAAATAAAACGAGCACGGTTAGACTATATTAAACTTCGTTTAGAGACAGAACCATACTTTATTATTAAACGTGAGGCCGATTACGAAAGAGGAATAGCGGAAAATACCACATTTGTTTATGATTTTGTAGCAGGTATTTATAACTCCTCAAACGAACTAACTATCATCTCCATACTTTCCCGAATTGGAAAACCATTTACTGAAGATGACCAAGGGGACTTATACGGTCTATTGAAGCGAATTGCCATTTCGTTAGACCGGATCGAACAGTACGAATTGATCAGCCATGAAAGACAATTAAATCAGAACATTTTAGATAATATCAATGAAGGGATACGTTATGTATCTTGTATTGATGAACAAGATAAATATAATGCTACACTCTTCGAATTACTTGGAATGGAGCCCGAAACAGAAGATAGATTGTGGCCACGCGATGAATGGGTTGAATACTTTTTAAGTCAAATTGATGACCCTGACCAATACAGAGCCTTCTTGGAAGAAACGATTGATCCAGCCAATAGAGAGCTAGGTCATAAAATTTATAGTATTAACAAATTATCCGAGAGTTCACGTTTCATGAATGTTTATAGCGTCCCTGTCATTATAAATGACGAAAAAGTAGGAACGATTTTCGTACATCGAGATATTACGCATGAACATGAAGTAGACAGAATGAAAACTGAGCTTGTATCTACAGTAAGTCATGAGTTGCGAACACCACTCTCGAGTATTCTTGGTTTCTCCGAGTTACTATTAAATAAAGAAATGGATGAAAATCGTCAAAAGCGTTATTTGGAAACGATTCACAGTGAAGCTAATCGTTTGACCGCACTAATCAATGATTTTCTTGATATTCAACGGATGGAATCAGGACGTCAAACCTACTCGATGGAAGAAGTATCCGTAGCAGATCTTGCGAAACAATCCATTGATGCACTACTTGTTCAATCAGACCAACACTATATTTCTTTGCATGATCTGACATGCACATCGACTGTTATAGCTGACGCTGATCGGCTGACCCAAGTTTTCACTAATTTATTGAATAACGCTGTAAAGTTTTCACCAGACGGTGGTAATATAAAAGTCACTTTATTGAATCAACAAGATTCAGTGATTGTCTCTATTGAAGACGAAGGGATTGGAATTCCTGCAGAACGTATTGAACACCTTTTTGAGAAGTTCTACCGGTTTGATAATAGCTTCAATAGAAAGATAGGTGGTACGGGACTCGGTCTATCTATTTGTAAAGAAATTATTAAAGATCATAATGGAGAGATCTGGGTAGACTCAGAAATAGAAGTCGGCACTACCATATACTTCTCTTTACCGATTAAACCAGAATTGCCTGATCACTCAATCGATGATAAAAAGCCATTAATTATTATTGTAGAAGATGATGTCAATATCGCACTCTTACTGGGAGAAGAACTGAGCGAAAAAGGCTTTTCAATCGTTCACCATGATACAGTAGATAAAGCATTTACTTGTATAGAAGAAATGTTGCCTGTTGCTGTAGTCGTTGATTTAAAGCTATCTGATCATGAAAGTGGTTGGGATTTAATTAGACAGATGAAAGCACATGAAATAGTTGCAGCTATTCCAATTATTATTTCTTCATCGATTGAGAAGGAACCACATCTAATCGAAAAGTTTCACATCAATGGTTATTTGACAAAACCTTATCCGATTCATGATATTTCTTCCGTAGTCCTTCAAGCAATTAATCGTACGGATGGAAAAATATTATATCCTGAAAACACATAA
- a CDS encoding response regulator transcription factor yields MGYTGKKILIVDDEEILRMLLGDTLEFEGFQVEEAEDGREGLQKIQENSYDAVILDYMMPHMTGLEVLERMKLLNLDVPVIMLTAKAQQADREDAMNMGASYFMPKPFSPNELVTLLKSLF; encoded by the coding sequence TTGGGGTATACAGGAAAAAAGATTTTAATAGTAGACGATGAAGAAATTTTACGGATGTTGTTAGGTGATACTCTTGAGTTCGAAGGATTTCAAGTGGAAGAAGCAGAGGATGGGCGTGAAGGACTGCAGAAAATCCAAGAAAATTCGTATGATGCGGTGATTTTAGATTATATGATGCCTCATATGACAGGGTTAGAAGTGTTAGAACGTATGAAGCTATTGAATCTAGATGTGCCTGTAATTATGTTAACAGCAAAAGCGCAACAGGCAGATCGTGAAGATGCTATGAATATGGGTGCGAGTTATTTCATGCCTAAGCCATTCAGCCCCAATGAGCTAGTTACTTTGTTAAAGTCTTTATTTTAA
- a CDS encoding diguanylate cyclase, with protein MSQKKYQDMLAQRTENIFQEWEVRGSLTERELYYFLHKLKGTSGTIGLQQLSLFCASQLEILTSSNDQKIPVSSLENLKNRIRSHFDDSAEVKKEEFQLPDRYVNRLDQETFILIIDDDLDFVSYLKELLEQLGAQVIISLNGKRGIEQFYSMRPSVVIVDYKLPDMSGFEVLDQIAETARQKNTTLAISCEQPTKELQIESYVRGAMDFIPKPFDMDVFFPYLFNRQQRQKAISSSMITDSLTGVGNRRYFDEIINNWAKAADQAGTVFSLVMVDLDHFKQVNDLYGHPAGDEVLRKFGEIIKEEKREGDYVFRYGGEEFAFLLNDIHADDSIHVVERVRKKFNVVEFTSGENIFHVTFSAGSATYDGKTDELISAADQALYQAKRNGRNQTVVYDQHRLVVQRKLMVIIVDDDSFIRQILQQTLLELKSPDMEITVKTYSDGPTFLEDDWYTPDDYFIVLLDGVMPKMDGLEVLSRLKSDHAKTNVTVSMMTARKSANDIKAALWLGADDYIIKPFQPSEVLGRIDKLANRLFDKRE; from the coding sequence ATGAGTCAAAAGAAATATCAAGATATGTTGGCGCAACGAACAGAAAATATATTTCAAGAGTGGGAAGTTCGTGGAAGTCTCACAGAACGTGAGCTGTACTATTTTCTTCATAAGTTGAAGGGAACGTCAGGAACTATTGGGTTACAGCAATTATCTCTTTTTTGTGCATCCCAACTAGAAATCTTAACATCATCCAATGATCAGAAAATACCTGTTTCCTCATTGGAAAACTTAAAAAACCGTATTCGTTCACACTTTGATGATTCAGCAGAAGTAAAAAAAGAAGAATTTCAATTACCAGATCGTTATGTGAACCGTCTCGATCAGGAGACATTTATCTTAATCATTGATGATGACTTGGACTTTGTCTCTTATTTAAAAGAATTACTTGAACAATTAGGGGCTCAAGTCATTATTTCTTTAAACGGCAAGAGAGGTATCGAACAGTTTTATTCCATGCGGCCGAGCGTCGTAATTGTGGATTACAAGCTTCCTGATATGTCAGGCTTTGAAGTTCTGGATCAAATTGCAGAGACCGCTAGACAGAAAAATACGACACTAGCTATATCATGTGAGCAACCTACGAAAGAACTTCAAATTGAAAGCTATGTGAGAGGTGCGATGGATTTTATTCCGAAACCTTTTGATATGGATGTGTTTTTTCCGTACTTATTTAATCGCCAGCAACGTCAAAAGGCAATTAGTAGCAGTATGATTACGGATAGTTTGACAGGTGTCGGAAATAGACGTTATTTTGATGAAATAATTAATAATTGGGCGAAAGCTGCCGACCAGGCAGGGACTGTATTTTCTCTTGTGATGGTGGACTTAGACCATTTTAAGCAAGTAAATGATTTATATGGACACCCAGCAGGCGATGAAGTTCTGAGGAAGTTCGGAGAGATCATTAAGGAAGAAAAACGAGAAGGCGATTACGTTTTTAGGTATGGAGGAGAAGAGTTTGCTTTTCTTCTAAATGATATTCATGCAGATGATTCTATTCATGTGGTAGAACGTGTACGCAAAAAGTTTAATGTGGTGGAGTTTACTTCTGGTGAGAATATATTCCACGTTACGTTTTCTGCAGGTAGCGCAACGTATGATGGAAAAACGGATGAACTGATCTCAGCGGCAGACCAGGCATTGTATCAAGCGAAAAGAAATGGACGAAACCAGACAGTGGTGTATGATCAGCATCGATTAGTCGTTCAACGAAAACTAATGGTAATTATTGTAGATGATGATTCATTTATCCGTCAAATTCTTCAGCAAACATTATTGGAATTAAAGTCACCGGATATGGAGATTACAGTTAAAACATATTCTGATGGACCTACATTTTTAGAAGATGATTGGTACACTCCAGATGACTATTTCATTGTGTTGCTAGATGGGGTAATGCCGAAAATGGATGGCTTGGAAGTGCTTAGCAGGCTGAAAAGTGATCATGCGAAAACGAACGTGACGGTGTCCATGATGACTGCGAGAAAGAGTGCGAATGATATTAAAGCTGCACTTTGGTTAGGCGCGGATGATTATATTATTAAACCATTCCAGCCTTCAGAAGTTCTAGGACGTATAGATAAGTTAGCGAATCGTTTATTTGATAAAAGGGAATAG
- the glmM gene encoding phosphoglucosamine mutase, whose translation MTKYFGTDGVRGVANTELTPELAFKLGRIGGYLFTKEVEGKAEVLVGRDTRISGSMLENSLIAGLLSVGVEVMTLGVISTPGVAYLTRVMNAQAGVMISASHNPVEDNGIKFFGEDGFKLTDAQEAEFEELLHAEEDTLPRPTGKDVGTITEYFEGGQKYIQYLKQIVDEDFEGIHVALDCAHGATSVLATHVFADLDADLTTMGASPNGLNINDQVGSTHPEALAELVKQKSADIGLAFDGDGDRLIAVDEKGTIVDGDQIMYIVARYLHSKGRLKSDTVVSTVMSNLGFYKALEEVGIKSVQTAVGDRYVVEEMRKNQYNLGGEQSGHIIFLDYNTTGDGLLTALQLVNIMQQTGKKLSELASDMKIYPQELINIRVADKHAVMDNLRIVGVINEVESEMAGQGRVLVRPSGTEPLVRVMVEASTEEQCADYAERISQVVKEEMGLE comes from the coding sequence ATGACAAAGTATTTTGGTACGGATGGCGTTCGAGGAGTAGCAAATACCGAACTTACGCCTGAATTAGCGTTTAAATTAGGAAGAATAGGCGGTTATTTATTTACTAAGGAAGTAGAAGGAAAAGCGGAAGTCCTCGTCGGTCGCGACACACGAATCTCTGGATCTATGCTTGAAAACTCTTTAATCGCAGGATTACTGTCCGTCGGTGTGGAAGTAATGACACTTGGCGTAATTAGTACGCCAGGCGTTGCGTATTTGACTCGTGTGATGAATGCACAAGCAGGAGTGATGATTTCCGCATCGCATAATCCGGTAGAAGACAATGGTATTAAATTTTTTGGTGAAGATGGCTTTAAATTAACAGATGCCCAAGAAGCAGAGTTTGAAGAATTGCTACACGCTGAAGAAGATACACTTCCGCGACCTACTGGCAAAGACGTAGGAACGATTACGGAATACTTCGAAGGTGGCCAAAAGTACATCCAATATTTGAAACAAATAGTGGACGAGGATTTTGAAGGAATTCATGTTGCCTTAGATTGCGCACATGGAGCGACTTCTGTCTTAGCCACTCACGTATTCGCAGACTTGGATGCAGACTTAACTACAATGGGTGCTTCCCCGAATGGTTTGAATATAAATGATCAAGTAGGGTCTACACATCCCGAAGCGCTTGCGGAGTTAGTAAAGCAAAAGAGTGCGGACATCGGACTGGCTTTCGATGGTGATGGAGATCGTTTAATCGCGGTTGATGAAAAAGGTACTATCGTTGATGGGGACCAAATCATGTATATTGTTGCACGTTATTTACATAGCAAAGGCCGTCTAAAGAGTGACACGGTAGTATCTACTGTCATGAGTAATCTTGGTTTTTATAAAGCATTAGAAGAAGTGGGTATAAAAAGCGTACAGACTGCGGTAGGTGATCGATACGTTGTAGAAGAAATGCGTAAAAATCAGTACAATTTAGGTGGAGAGCAATCGGGTCACATTATCTTCTTGGATTATAATACAACAGGCGACGGACTTCTTACAGCTTTGCAATTAGTGAATATTATGCAACAGACTGGTAAAAAGTTATCCGAATTAGCTAGTGATATGAAGATCTATCCTCAAGAATTAATAAATATACGTGTAGCCGATAAACACGCTGTCATGGACAACTTACGTATAGTGGGTGTCATCAATGAAGTAGAATCGGAAATGGCGGGACAAGGACGCGTGCTTGTAAGACCATCTGGTACCGAACCACTTGTACGCGTCATGGTAGAAGCATCTACAGAAGAACAATGCGCGGACTATGCTGAACGTATTTCACAAGTAGTGAAAGAAGAAATGGGTCTAGAATAA
- a CDS encoding YbbR-like domain-containing protein, producing MDKFMDNPWFLRLIALFLAVTLFFSVKSEEQSNRNTANDVFELIQDVPVEVYYDTENLVVTGAPEMVNMTIEGPPNIVQTTKLLKDFTLKLDLQNLTLGEHTVRIQVENVSDKLDVRLDPATVHITIEEKVTQTFRVDPEMNTRLLAEGFEVRNMDVQPSTIEVTGAKSVINAISFVKVSATGDNNLNKSFEQKARVRVLDRDLNKLSVLMEPEEVTVKVEIKEYSRDIPVKLSRKGKPADGVTIESITAEDKFIRVFGTKNVIDGLKEIPVEVDLSKVSTSGIVEVDVQNPEGASKTTPSKVKVKVKTSSEST from the coding sequence ATGGATAAATTTATGGACAACCCCTGGTTTTTACGACTGATTGCCTTGTTTCTAGCTGTCACACTGTTTTTTTCAGTAAAGTCAGAAGAACAATCGAATCGCAATACAGCAAATGATGTATTTGAACTTATCCAAGATGTACCTGTGGAAGTCTATTACGACACGGAAAACTTAGTAGTTACAGGCGCGCCAGAGATGGTGAATATGACAATCGAAGGACCTCCTAATATTGTACAGACCACAAAATTATTAAAGGATTTCACATTAAAGCTAGACTTGCAAAATTTAACATTAGGGGAACACACTGTGCGAATCCAAGTAGAGAACGTGTCAGATAAGTTAGATGTACGTTTGGATCCTGCCACAGTTCATATTACTATTGAAGAAAAAGTCACCCAAACGTTCCGTGTAGATCCGGAGATGAATACTCGACTTCTAGCGGAAGGGTTTGAAGTACGCAATATGGACGTGCAACCTTCTACTATTGAAGTAACGGGTGCGAAAAGCGTTATAAACGCTATTAGCTTTGTAAAAGTTTCTGCTACAGGTGATAATAATCTAAATAAGTCATTTGAGCAAAAAGCTAGGGTGCGTGTATTGGATCGTGACTTGAACAAGCTATCCGTTTTGATGGAGCCAGAAGAAGTAACGGTCAAGGTGGAAATTAAAGAATATAGTCGTGATATACCTGTGAAGTTGAGTCGTAAAGGAAAACCAGCAGACGGGGTAACGATTGAGAGTATAACAGCAGAAGATAAATTCATTCGTGTGTTTGGTACAAAGAATGTGATAGATGGGTTAAAGGAGATACCTGTAGAGGTGGATCTTTCAAAAGTAAGTACATCTGGAATTGTTGAAGTGGATGTCCAAAATCCCGAAGGCGCTAGCAAAACTACGCCGAGTAAAGTGAAAGTAAAAGTGAAAACATCTAGTGAATCCACTTAA
- the cdaA gene encoding diadenylate cyclase CdaA yields MPGLEQVTTIAPIEILKIIVDVLLVWFVLYKLITIIKGTKAVQLLKGIFVILIGRYITEWLGMKTLQWMMEEILNWGFLAAIIIFQPELRRALEQLGRGRLFARTALQEEEERDRLVSAFSKSVSYMAKRRIGALITIEKETGLSEYIETGISMNSDISSELLINIFIPNTPLHDGAVIVTKNRIAAAACYLPLSESPFISKELGTRHRAALGISEVTDAVTVIVSEETGAVSLAVDGEINRHLDMEEFEKLLRISWFGSATDQVQTSRWKWGKRKNG; encoded by the coding sequence ATGCCAGGTTTGGAGCAAGTAACAACAATAGCACCGATAGAAATACTGAAGATTATAGTGGATGTGCTTCTTGTTTGGTTTGTACTCTATAAGTTAATTACTATAATTAAAGGTACAAAAGCCGTTCAACTACTAAAAGGGATTTTTGTCATTCTAATTGGACGATACATAACAGAATGGCTTGGAATGAAGACGCTTCAATGGATGATGGAAGAAATTCTTAACTGGGGTTTCTTGGCCGCTATCATTATATTCCAGCCAGAATTGCGTCGTGCGCTGGAACAGTTAGGAAGGGGTCGGCTGTTTGCTCGTACTGCCTTGCAGGAGGAGGAAGAACGCGATCGCTTAGTTAGTGCTTTTAGTAAATCAGTCAGTTATATGGCCAAACGTCGGATAGGGGCATTAATAACAATTGAAAAAGAAACCGGTTTAAGTGAATACATTGAAACAGGAATTTCTATGAATTCAGATATCTCATCTGAGTTACTGATCAATATTTTTATTCCAAACACTCCATTACATGACGGGGCAGTAATTGTCACTAAAAATCGCATAGCTGCAGCTGCTTGTTATTTGCCTTTATCGGAAAGTCCGTTTATCTCCAAAGAACTAGGTACCCGCCACCGAGCGGCATTGGGGATCAGTGAAGTAACGGATGCGGTAACGGTCATTGTATCGGAGGAAACAGGGGCAGTTAGCTTAGCCGTAGACGGGGAAATTAACCGTCATTTGGATATGGAAGAATTCGAAAAACTACTAAGAATTTCCTGGTTTGGCAGCGCAACTGACCAAGTGCAAACTTCTCGATGGAAATGGGGGAAGAGAAAAAATGGATAA
- a CDS encoding zf-HC2 domain-containing protein: MEKCPKHVVHYIHLYLDGEISAEEETLMNDHLITCEECRTVLEELEETVSLFKEVAIIEAPPGFVDRVAQRLSQPTIRKGPKKWFRQHPFMAAAALFLLLMSASFFSSFENEQQFSFTKQPNIIVEGETVVVPAGEVVKGDLVVKNGNLRIEGEVDGDVTVIRGSKYMASTAVITGSSEEVNEVFDWLWYKIKTVVKDVLPPSKESKTEVD, translated from the coding sequence ATGGAAAAATGTCCTAAGCATGTTGTCCATTATATACATTTATATTTAGATGGCGAAATAAGTGCAGAAGAAGAAACTCTTATGAATGATCATTTAATCACGTGTGAAGAGTGCCGAACTGTATTGGAAGAGCTAGAAGAAACGGTGTCATTATTCAAAGAGGTGGCAATTATAGAAGCGCCGCCAGGATTTGTTGACAGAGTAGCGCAAAGATTGTCTCAACCGACTATACGAAAAGGTCCTAAGAAATGGTTTCGTCAACATCCATTTATGGCAGCCGCCGCCTTATTCCTGCTCTTAATGAGTGCATCTTTCTTTTCGAGTTTTGAAAATGAACAGCAATTTTCATTTACAAAACAACCGAACATCATTGTTGAAGGCGAGACGGTTGTAGTGCCTGCAGGTGAAGTAGTAAAAGGAGATCTCGTAGTGAAAAATGGAAATCTGAGAATTGAAGGAGAAGTCGATGGTGACGTTACAGTAATCAGAGGTTCCAAGTATATGGCTTCTACTGCTGTTATTACGGGTTCGAGCGAAGAAGTGAATGAAGTTTTTGATTGGCTTTGGTATAAAATCAAAACTGTCGTAAAAGATGTTCTGCCGCCGTCCAAAGAGTCGAAAACAGAAGTGGATTAA
- the sigW gene encoding RNA polymerase sigma factor SigW codes for MDELITKRVQEVLNGNQEAFEEIVIHFQHRLYQVCYRMLNNAAEAEDIAQEAFVRAYVNLETYDQKRKFSTWLYRIATNLCIDRIRKKKPDYYLDATVPGTDGLDMYSQLATNHQLPEEEVEKLEMKDRVQYEVNRLPDKYRTIIILRYMEDLQLQEIADILEMPLGTVKTRVHRGREALRQQMGSM; via the coding sequence TTGGATGAATTAATTACGAAACGAGTACAAGAAGTGTTAAATGGTAATCAAGAAGCCTTCGAGGAGATCGTCATTCATTTTCAACATCGTTTATATCAAGTATGTTACCGTATGCTAAATAACGCTGCGGAAGCCGAAGATATTGCACAGGAAGCATTTGTACGTGCGTATGTGAATTTAGAGACGTATGATCAAAAGCGAAAGTTTTCTACATGGCTGTATCGTATAGCCACAAACTTATGTATAGACAGAATCCGTAAGAAAAAACCAGACTACTATTTGGATGCGACAGTGCCAGGAACCGATGGGTTGGATATGTATTCACAACTAGCGACGAACCATCAGTTACCTGAAGAAGAAGTAGAGAAATTGGAAATGAAAGATCGAGTTCAATACGAAGTAAACAGGCTGCCCGATAAATACCGAACGATTATTATTTTGCGCTATATGGAAGACCTACAGTTGCAGGAAATTGCTGATATTTTAGAGATGCCTTTGGGAACTGTTAAAACCCGGGTGCATCGTGGAAGAGAAGCCCTTCGGCAACAAATGGGGAGTATGTAG
- the rocF gene encoding arginase, whose amino-acid sequence MRTLDIMMIGVPVDLGQSRRGVDMGPSAIRYAGAVERLESLGHRVEDCGNIAVSPVREKTDTQKGLKNLSEVTSVSEELATVVSDSVANKKFPLILGGDHSIAIGTLAGLADHYSNLGVIWYDAHADMNTSETSPSGNIHGMPLAVSIGLGHDQLVNVHRAGAKIDPKNIVIIGARALDPGERQLIKEKGVTVFTMHEIDRYGMSAVIQQTLQHFEDRKVDGVHLSLDLDGLDPLYTPGVGTPVPGGITYRESHLALELLEDADVITSAEFVEVNPILDEYNKTADVAVGLIGSLFGEKLL is encoded by the coding sequence ATGCGTACATTAGATATTATGATGATTGGTGTACCGGTAGATCTAGGTCAAAGTCGACGAGGGGTAGATATGGGGCCAAGTGCCATTCGCTATGCGGGCGCGGTAGAACGGCTTGAATCATTAGGACACCGAGTGGAAGATTGCGGTAATATTGCTGTTTCACCTGTGCGTGAAAAAACAGATACGCAAAAGGGACTCAAAAATTTGTCGGAAGTAACTTCTGTATCAGAAGAACTGGCAACTGTCGTTTCGGACAGCGTAGCGAATAAAAAATTCCCATTAATTCTTGGGGGAGATCATAGTATCGCAATTGGAACACTGGCAGGACTGGCTGATCACTATTCCAATTTGGGCGTCATTTGGTACGATGCTCACGCAGATATGAATACGAGTGAAACATCACCATCAGGAAACATTCATGGGATGCCACTCGCGGTCAGTATTGGTCTAGGACATGATCAACTTGTCAATGTACACCGTGCGGGAGCAAAAATCGATCCGAAGAATATCGTCATTATTGGAGCGCGCGCACTGGATCCGGGAGAACGGCAATTGATTAAAGAAAAAGGCGTTACCGTATTTACTATGCATGAAATCGACCGCTATGGCATGTCTGCTGTTATTCAACAAACGCTTCAACATTTTGAAGATCGAAAAGTGGATGGCGTGCACTTATCGTTGGATTTAGATGGCTTAGATCCCCTATACACACCTGGTGTAGGAACGCCGGTGCCTGGTGGAATCACGTATAGAGAAAGTCATCTAGCGCTTGAGTTATTAGAAGATGCAGATGTCATTACGTCTGCTGAGTTTGTGGAAGTCAATCCTATTTTAGACGAGTATAACAAAACGGCTGATGTAGCAGTTGGTTTAATTGGTTCGTTGTTTGGGGAAAAATTATTATAA